Sequence from the Amblyraja radiata isolate CabotCenter1 chromosome 24, sAmbRad1.1.pri, whole genome shotgun sequence genome:
AGCTTACTGTAATGGTTTATACTGTTTCTAATTGGAGAACTAAAACACACTACTTTTGCTTTGCACTTATAATTTCTGTTGTTTAAGAGTGTGAACTGAAGCCAAACAAACTGTGTCTAACAAATCCACAATGCCAGGTCAGCTCATTCCAAGCGCAGTGTAGAATGCCagattttctgttgtgctgaagcaaagcaagaatttcattgtcctatcagggacacatgacaataaactcacttgaacttgaacttgaactactaaAAATGTAATGtagtgaatggatgaatgaacttGTCCttgttataattttatattaCAGCATTAAAGTCAAAAATAAAACTCAAAACAATAAATCACAGtagatctctaatgtctaaaaatgctggacacaaagtgctggagtaacccagctggtctggcagcatttctggagctaCAAGCCTGGCAAAACTAATGGAATGGAGACAAAATTTCAACGAGACACTGGTAGCCAGCAGCCATTTTGCTCAAAGCtacatattcatttcaaaatggggtGCTGCCAACCAACAATAGTTTGCCATTCTAAGAAGCAAAAAGCACAATCTACTGACATAGTGAAGAATTCCATCCAACAGACGCAATGGGCTCTCCTATCGAAACTACCTTAATGCACTTTGTTCATTGATTTGTGAAGAATCAGGGAGTGAATTTCGATTCCAGCAAGTTTAAAACcagaagaattaaaaaaaaaaaagatacatttaGTTTATTTccggatacagcatagaaacaggaccttgACCGAgtacacgctgaccatcaataatCCAGCTGGCCACAGActatttttttaaccaaaaataatttaaaatcaaaATGATATGTACAGtacaaaaaatacaaataaactCACCCCCATAATACAAAATAaagcaaatattcttaaatattgcATATTAAATCACTATTTCCCCATCTTTATTGAGGGTACATAtgctgaacacaataatctaaatgtggcctcaccaatgtcttaaaatcttctctgcaccctttccagcttgcatGCTCCTTGGAAAATAATTCATATTTTGAGAATAACAATAAATTTGAATTTATTTGGGGAATAGGTTGGCCGAATCTGATGAATAAATGCTAACgtgaatgatgtttagtgcaagataaagtcttgtaaagactgatcaaagatagtcgagGAGCTCTAATGAGTAGATAGCAAgtgaggactgctctctagttgttggtaggatggttcagttgcctgataacagttgggaagaaactgtccctgaatctggaggtgtacattttcacacttctatatcttttgccccatgggagaggagagggtggcctGGGTGCaacatgtccttgattatgctggtggccttgccgaggcagagggaggtataaatggaatcaatgaaagggaggttggtttgtattgctggtctggactgcgtccacaattctctgcaatttcgtgcggtcttggatggagttgttcccaaaattAGTTCAGCTACTTCAACTGTTTGAAAGGGgtgaaagattgcaaccttcacgtggtccaccctgtttcgacgaatgcaatcaaccctgcgtgcacaatcaaatggaacaagttgtcctacaactttaggctgtgcataccctacgcaagaagaagaactgtTTGAAATACCTCGGCAAAGTATCGATTTTTGTAATTAAAAACTGGTAATATGTGTTCTAAAATCAaccagatttgagttaccatgggaATATATTTTCTCAACTAACTTTTCAGCTTACAAACAGTTCATTAGGTAAACCCGACCTTTCAAGTTGGCATGCACACCTTGTTCTTCAGTCATTGCCCAAACGACTTTAAGAATCAGGTGATGAAATATCTTGATTGGCCCGGTTTCAAAGATAATACTTACTTTGGATTGGAACTTGGATCAAACACCTGTTAATGAAGATCAGTCAATCCAAGAGCAGGAGAAAGAAACCATGTTAACAACTCTGTGAGACGTTTTATCGCAACCGATCAAGCCAAGGGGTCTGAACTTTTACGTGGTGGGAGGGTTGGATTACCTTTGCGACGTGGATCTGCAGGTTggctagtatttcatccattttactagTTCTCTTTTGCAGCTCACTGAGATCATCAACGACCGTGCTTCGAACCGCGCTCTCCAGCTCTTCCATGGAAATCTTCTCCTTCTGCAACCGCTCGCCCATTTTCCTGGAACGGACACAGCAGGGAACATGACATCACCCGAGCAGTGTACACTTTATGCACAGCACAGAATctcaaatacagtaaaccctccgtATAACGGAATggttgggttaacatacgataagAGAAGAGCCATTGGGTTCAGGTCTTTTCATAGAGCGCTTTTTATAAACTTTTTGGCCACGGCCTTCTTGGGTTTTTCTGATTTTTGCtttagagtcagtcatacagtgtggaaacaggcccttcggcccaacttgtccacaccgacccacatgccccatcgacCCACACTGCCTGCAtcaggtccatatccctctacacctgtcctatccatgtacctaagaaggaactgcagatgctggaatatcgaaggtacacaaaaatgctggagaaactcagcgggtgtagcagcatctattgagcgaaggtaataggcaacgtttcgggccgaaacccttcttcagtctgaagaagggtttcggcccgaaacgttgcctatttccttcgctccatagatgctgctgcacccgctgagtttctccagcatttttgtgtacctatccatgtacctgtctaattgtttcttaaatgttaaatTCTACTAGTTCCACAAGTCTACGcagtcattcaatcgtggctgctctatctttccctcaaccccattctcctgcattcttcaCATAACCCCGACATTCttttactaatctagaatctgtgaatctccgccttaaaaatatccattggctcgtCTGGGATTTTGTCGACTTCTTGGCTGTCTTCACCTTTttgacgtggggggggggggggggcatgggcaGCCAGAGGGGGCAATGAGAGATGGGGATGGTGTGGGCAGCAGGGTCTGTAAGCATTAGGGGAGGTGGTGCGAGCTGGGATCGGCATGGGAAGCAGTTGGTAGGGCTGTCCGCCacaaccaaaatctgttataacgagggtacacaaaaatgctggagaaactcagcgggtgtagcagcacctatggagcgaagaaaataggcaacgtttcgggccgaaacccttcttcagacccttctgtgAAAACGAGGTCCGTTAAAACGAGGGTTCACTGTATATCAAAAGCATTAAGCAACAGAGCtgttttccttcttaaaaacatatTCCCTTTTTGAGTGCATTCAGACACAAATCTCCAAGCCAGCAGTCATAAATATTTTCCAACCTGACATCTTCCAGTTGCTCTTTGCTGGCCAGGTGCTCAACTTGCTGGAATGAAGCATAGTTTTTCAGTTCCGATAATTCGTTGCTCTGCCGTGCTAACTGGGTCTGAATAGCATCAGTTGCCTGGGTTGTCTGGTTAACTTGTTTTGTCAAATCAGTCACACTGTTGGAGAGGGAATGAAGATTATAGTTCATCAGCTCTTTGATTGTGTTGATGTCCTCAACGCTTTGTAGGTCCTGCCTCGCTGCCTCTAGGCTTGCCATCCGACTTGTTAAACTTGTCAAAGAAGCAGACAGCGAGTCTGTGTTCTCCTCAAGTTTGGTAGTTACAACTTTCATACGTGCAACTTGCTGCTCTGCCTGTGCAAGGTCAACTTCCCGAAGAACTTCAACCATATCCTCCAGGCGCTTCAGATCGTTCTTCTTCAGCAAGTCTTTCCTCAGCTCACTCAGGCTGGTGCTCATCTCCAACTGGAGCCCAGTCACCTTACTGTTCAGGTTAGCTGCCTGAATCTGTGCCACAGCCTCCGCTGCCTGATCCAATTTCCTTTTAGAATTAGTCCAAGTAATCTCGAGATCCTGCAACCTTTGTTCGTGAGTTTCTGTGATCAGcagctgaaataaaagcagaaatatATTTTTCAGAGCAGAtgtaaaaagatacaaagtgctgaagtaactcaacgggtcaggcagcatctctggagaacatgcgtaggtgacatttcgggtcgggacacttcattAAActgatcattctgaagaagggtcccgactcaaaatgtcatctaATTATCTTCTCCAaataggcatctctggagaacatgccaaTGTGACATTTCCAGttgtgacccttcatcagactgagagggagatagatcagccacgattgaatggcagagtagacttgatgggctgaatggcctaattctgctcctatgtcttatggtctaatgCTGAGTGTTCACGTTACTTCACTCAACCCATTGGCACtagttatttttagtttagtttcaacacACAGCGaggaaaacatgcccttcggctcaccaagtccgcaccgactagcgatccctgcatattaacattatcctgcacacttgcggcaatttacatttataccaagccaattaacctgtacatcttgggagagtgggaggaaaccaaagatctcggagaaaactcacgcggtcacgaggagaatgtacaaagtctgtacagacaataCCCGTGTAGTAGTGTTTACCATGAAGGTCGGAGAGAATcagcagccagaagcagcgagagcgagtattggctggaagtaggTGAGTCAGAGAGAATGAAGATTTTTAAAAAGAACGCTCAAGGCCAgttcaagcacccgtagtcaggattaaacctgggtctctggtgctgtaagcgctgcaagacagcaattctaccgctgcaacaCCAATGGATCATTGAACGGTGTCTGAGGAAGTTAGAAcctgtattgggggggggggggggggggggtgggaaacagGTGGTCAAATATAGAAGGAATATTGTCAGTTCAGATGTCAGAGCAGACATGGATGTGACGGTGGTATCCGTCACATCCATGTCTGCTCTGCCATCTGAACTGACAATATTCCTTCTATATTTGACCACCTATTTCCCACCCCCCCATACAGGTTCTAACTTCCTCAGACACCGTtcaatggcatgaacgttgaattctccccggatggcatgaacgttgaattctccccggatggcatgaacgttgaattctccctcatattccgcctgggttgcttgcatccggatggcatgaacgttgaattctcccgtcatattccgcctgggttgcttgcgtccggatggcataaacgttgaattctccctcatattccgcctgggttgcttgcgtccggatggcatgaacgttgaattctcccagttttgctagcccttgctgtctcctccccttccttaaccctcgagctgtctcctcccatccccccgccatcgggctcctcctcctcccttttcccttccttctcccccccaccccccatcagtctgaagaagggtttcggcccgaaacgtcgcctatttccttcgctccatagatgctgctgcacccgctgagtttctccagcatttttgtgtaccatggatgTGACGGATTTGTCAGTTAAGATGAGCTCCATTTCCTCCACACAGATGGTACCTGACATGCCGAGGCAGTTGGAGGTTCCCCAAGACACTGCATTCAACATTGTTTGATTTAAACAGAGGATCTATCTGTATGCAAAACTCCAGAAATTACCGACGCTTCGAAAATATATTCCTTGACACTCCCCAACTTATGCAATAGGTGTCTTATGTAAACTCGCACTTATGTAAAACATTCTGTACTCATTCCCTAgcgcaatcaaggcagtttgtaatttccacaacactatacgatcactcaagtttacatcagaaacaagccggcaatggtggcggtgcttacccagaaggccatGCACCACAGAAAGTGCCATGACGGTGAGACTCAGGCTTGCAATGGCGGTGGTGCTAACTAACAAAATAGCACATATTATTCTTTAAAATAAAGATATGGCCCAGACCCATGCCTGTTGTACAAGAATGTTGTCTGAATCATCTTAAGTGGATGGATTAGAGAAATGGGAGCTGAACTCGTTGAAACAGAAGTTACAAAGCTGAACTGATAAATGTATCTAAGATAGTGAAGGATGGATatatgtctcctcagatcctggtgaacttctaccgctgcaccatcgagagcatccttaccaactgtatcacagtatggtatggcaactgctctgtctccgaccggaaggcattgcagagggtggtgaaaattgcccaacgcatcaccggttcctcgctcccctccattgagtctgtccaaagcaagcgttgtctgcggagggcgctcagcatagccaaggactgctctcaccccaaccatggactgtttaccctcctaccatccgggaggcgctacaggtctctccgttgccggaccagcaggtccaggaacagcttcttcccggcggctgtcactctactcaacaacgtacctcggtgcctgccaatcaccccccccccccccccccccggacactcctcccacaggaaaaacactatgtctgtatatatgctaatgtaaatatttattcaaatcatatgctatgtcgctcttccagggagatgctaaatgcatttcgttgtctctgtactgtacacggacaatgacaattaaagttgaatctgaatctgaatctgatgtatTTAAGATTAGGGAGGAGAGATAGAAGGTAGATAAAGAAACATTATCAGCAGTGGCTGAGTGACCAAGAACTGGGAACCATTGAgttatttctctaatttcaacattgatttctctaatttcaaataacccctgcataCCTTCGCTTTCCCCCTTATCGCACCCTAGTTgtcccactgtttgcatccttgtatccctgcaTTATCATCTCttgcccagccaacaatgggccattatgggctccacccttccttgaccATCTGTTGGtggtcctgctttgttctggcattttcttacctccagtttcctcccctctacttttaatgtgaagggtctcaacctgaaacatcacccatcctctttctccagagatgctgctggcccactgagttactcctgcactttgtgatgatctttggtataaaccagcatctgcagttcctttctactcatAGTTATGCTGATTGGCAAAAGGGATGATAAGTGATACGAGGAAACTCTTTCTTGTTAAAGGCTCTAGAATATCCTTCTGAACTGTAAtgaaggatgaggaacagcttctacaattataccatcacattgctgaactcggagtcccgccgatagatttctccggtccctccgtccccattgtttaattattctgtatttttgattattctgtatcttcttttttttttaatttctatatgcactactactacggactgacgcaaaactgcatttcgttgtacccatactcagtatttgtgcaatgacattaaagttgaattgaattgaattgaatcccatGACTGCAAAGCTTGAACAGCATCCATGCCTTGCTATATCCAAACACGCCAGTTGCATTACATTATCTGCATCAAATTAGAGTAATAATCattgagtcttacagtgtggaaacaggtctttcagccaaaCTTGTCCACtttggccaatatgtcccatccgcactagtcccacctggctgcatgtggcccatatccctctaaagctgttcctgcctcaacaacctcctccagcagcacactccatacacctaccaccctttgcgtgagaaagtgacccctcaggttcctattaaatctttgccccctcacaatggaggaggcctaggacaaatgggtctgtgtgagaatgggaagggcaatgaaagtgtttagtaaccaggagatcaggtaggtccaggcggactgagtgaaggtgttctgcgaatcgatcgcccattcccttcccattcccacactgacgttCTGTCCTATgccgtcagagtgaggctaaacgcaaattggaacaaattgcatctcatatttcgcttgggcagcttacaacccagggctATGgtctattgatttctctaacttcaagtaacccctgcattccctctctctccatccccccccacaccagcttttcgttctcacctagcaaacaactaacaatgacctgttcctttaccagtgtttaagaaggaactgcagatgctggaacatcgaaggtagacaacaatgctggagaaactcagcgggtgaagcagcatctatggagcgaaggaaatagggtcgacccgaaacgttgcctatttcctccgctccgtagatgctgcctcacccgctgagtttctccagcatttgtgttcctttaccattgttaatttttttccatatatttcattcatttgttctaaatctctctacatcatcgtctatatctctcgtttcccttccccgtgagtctcagtccgaagaagggtctcagctcgAAGTGTCACctaacccttctctccagagatgctgctgcctgtcccgctgagttgctccagcatcttgtgtctgtccaacttcggtttaaaccagcgtctgcagttcctttctacgcacatcacctatccatgttctccagcgactcTGCATGCCTGaccttactccagcatcttggtgTCCTATCTCCAGCATTTGGAGCATACCTTCTCGTTCAGCTCACCCACTTGGCCTTGGATCATTTCAAGCTGAGAGAGCTTCTTCTGCAGGATTTGGATGGTGTGATCCAGGTTGTCGATGGTGCTGAGCTGCTGCTGAATGAACCAGCCGCCGATCCCACCGCCGGCCAGAAGCAGGAGGATGAGAATCCACAGCAAGATCCCCCCGGCCGGGCTGGCCGGAGAATCGGACACATCCTTGCTGTCAGCTCGGGGGGAGTTGTCCTCGCCCCGTTGGCCGCTTCTCCCCTTCCGATTTCTCATTGTTGCAAACTTTTGCAAAACTTTTTTTTCTGTTCGCTCCCAAGTTTCGCCCCTCCTGGAGTGGGAATTGATTTGATTGACAGCTGGTCCCCGGGGATAGAGGCGGGGCCACGGCTgtcggccaaacacaggcaagacgCGGTGCTTGACAGGCGCTTGTGCCATTCACAGGAGGCCACCCGGCTTTACACGAACCAATCTCAAACCTGCACTGTGACACTGAAAGGCATGGAAAATCCTAATGTGCTTTGCATGCATTTTAACTCTTATGCTGCATTAGGAATTGTGGTGGAAAGACTGAGTAAAATACACttatatagtcatacagcgtggaaacaagtctttcggcccaacttgcccacaccggccaacatgtcccatctatttccttcgctccatagatgctgctgcacccgctgagtttccccagcaattgtgtgtacctcccTCCAAACctagcctatccatgtacctgtctaaatgttttaaaaacattgcgatagttttcttaaatgttgtatctgcctaaatgtttcttaaatattgtgatagtccctgcctcaactatcttctccggcaactcgttctacACACCCACCtccttttgtgtaaaaatgttacccttcagaattctattaaatcttttccccttcacctaaaaacctatgccctctggttcatgattcctccaactttgggcaagagattctgtgtaattacccgatctatttctctcacgattttatacagaGTTAAATCAACGTAACAAATATGCTGTATTGCTAACATGGGCTTTGCAATGTTAGAATCAATGCATGAAGAACAGTGTAATCGAGCTATAcactatggaaacagacccttcggcccaccttatccACACTAAACAATTTGGCATTCTGAGGGAgatccatttgcttgcatttgccccatatccctttaaaccattccaggttcaggaacagcttcttagtctgaagaagggtctcaacctgaaacatcacctattccttttctccagagatgctgtctgatccgctgattttctgcaacattttatatctatctttgtcctttttccctacagccatcaggtcaCTAAAccttacaacctccaaataagctctcaaATATATAGACTTGGGGGAGTTGGTTTCGTCTTTTTGCATCAGGGTGAATGGTtgcacagtggagttgctgccttacagcgcttgcagtgccggagacccgggttcgatcctgattacgggtgctgtctgtatggagcttgcacaTTATCCccatgagatcttcggtttcctcccacactccaaagacgtacagttttgtaggttaattggcttggtataagtctaaattgtccctggtgtgtgtaggatgctgttaatgtgcagggatcgctggtcggcgtggacccggtgggctgaagggcctgtttccatgctgtatctctaaactaaacttacaatgtttacatattctgttgtgctgctgcaagtaagaattccattattcttattgggacaaatgacaataaagcacactTGATTCTTGAACCCTGCCTGtccatacagtctgaagaagggtttcggcccgaaacgtcgcctattcccttcgctccatagatgctgctgcacccgctgagtttccccagcaattttgcgtACCTGTACATAtatctgtccagatgtcttttgaaagttgtgATCAGAATTGTATCTACTTCTCTCACTTCCTCTAGCAGGTCATTCCAGATGCAAActacactctgagtgaaaaagttgcctccgaggtccctcttaattctcttccctctcaccttaagcctacacCCTGTGAATGCTTGAGGACCTGGAAGTTGGATTATAATGTGAGAATGTGAGTCATTTTCTCTAGTCGAAGAAATAGAAAGGCAGAGTAGTTTTTTAACGGTGGGAGATTGCAAAGGAAAGCATAAATCTCTGTATATAAATCACTGAAGCTTAATATGCAGGTAAAACAATTGGAAACACAGATGGTATTTGGCCTTTATTGTAAGAGAATTTAGTACAAAAATAAATATGTCTTACTGCAATTAGATAAGGCACCTGCAATATTGTGTGCAGGTCTGGCTTCCCCACTGCAAGAAAAATAAATTTGCAAAGTGCAAGTGTAATGAAGGATCTCTGGATTGTTTCCTGGAATAATGGCCAGGATTGTCCTTTAAGGAAAGATTAAGCACACTGGGTCTTCTTGCAGTTTAGGAGAAGGAGAGATGATCTCATTGATACTTGTCAAGTGGTTCAGTGGGATGGATGCAGGGTAGTTCCTCCTGGCTCTGGCATTGTGAACCACCAATCACAGTCAAAGTCAGCAATAAATGATGGATGAGAGAGACACAAATCTTCACACAGCCAGTTATGAATCCTTTGATTCTCAACCCAAAGCAGCTGTGGAGACTGATATTGAGTATAGGCAACACAAATATGGATGCATTTTTGCACAgcaatggaatcaagggacatgagtATAATATCGAAAAATGGCATTGGAATAAAAGATTagacatgatcttattgaatggataAGGAAGGACAAGCGAACAATTTGTCCATTCCTgcttctgtttttattaattatATTGCACTTCATGGATTATTTTCAGAAACTGTCATTAACTGTCTTTGAAGCTATAAACATTCTGAGTATCAGGCACAGTCCAGATGCAAGCTGCTCTACCTAAAACGTCACAGTATTACACGATTTGTACCCAAATGTTAACGTAAACTAATGGGCAGCTTACATGTATCATTTTAATATAAAACAATTAGTATTTGTGAAATGTGATACAAATTTAAAATATTGTATGGGTCATGGACATCAAGtagttttaaatgttttatttatatGATTCACCAAAGAGAAATCAAGAACATTACAATTGTAGTGTAACAGCAGAATTTAAATTGAAAGGAATATTTCCTCATCATAATTGCTCTTCGTAGACTTGTTAGAGCAATTTGCACACCACAACTCAACATAAACATATATTTCCCTATAGTCTGAGTACATTTTCACTACTTTGCCTTTTGTATTTATATTTGCCCTCTTCATGCAAATAAAGACAATATCAGTAGTCAACACGGCCCAAGAAAAAGGAACTGCCTTCTTTTTAACTGATGATCTAGTGAGATGAAAT
This genomic interval carries:
- the LOC116986789 gene encoding myosin-15-like isoform X2; this translates as MRNRKGRSGQRGEDNSPRADSKDVSDSPASPAGGILLWILILLLLAGGGIGGWFIQQQLSTIDNLDHTIQILQKKLSQLEMIQGQVGELNEKLLITETHEQRLQDLEITWTNSKRKLDQAAEAVAQIQAANLNSKVTGLQLEMSTSLSELRKDLLKKNDLKRLEDMVEVLREVDLAQAEQQVARMKVVTTKLEENTDSLSASLTSLTSRMASLEAARQDLQSVEDINTIKELMNYNLHSLSNSVTDLTKQVNQTTQATDAIQTQLARQSNELSELKNYASFQQVEHLASKEQLEDVRKMGERLQKEKISMEELESAVRSTVVDDLSELQKRTSKMDEILANLQIHVAKVFDPSSNPK
- the LOC116986789 gene encoding centrosomal protein of 164 kDa-like isoform X1, whose product is MRNRKGRSGQRGEDNSPRADSKDVSDSPASPAGGILLWILILLLLAGGGIGGWFIQQQLSTIDNLDHTIQILQKKLSQLEMIQGQVGELNEKLLITETHEQRLQDLEITWTNSKRKLDQAAEAVAQIQAANLNSKVTGLQLEMSTSLSELRKDLLKKNDLKRLEDMVEVLREVDLAQAEQQVARMKVVTTKLEENTDSLSASLTSLTSRMASLEAARQDLQSVEDINTIKELMNYNLHSLSNSVTDLTKQVNQTTQATDAIQTQLARQSNELSELKNYASFQQVEHLASKEQLEDVRKMGERLQKEKISMEELESAVRSTVVDDLSELQKRTSKMDEILANLQIHVAKVESNGADQNKQLADALNQTSHTLQKSLVKIETNLKSSVEQCLSGEVRTFCETLENCAWPHIREVNFPHRILKDPVIILSLAEISSVDSVGVTVKTVDVTDSGFKIQINSIGNYNLSTVRVNWMLCA